The sequence GCCCAGGCGGTCGAGCGGGCGCAGTCGCTCATGAGCATCAACATGTGCACGCGCGAGGAGAAGGACAAGATCGCCGATCTCATCGGCAACTTCCGCTTCACCACCAAGTTCGGCCAGAACCTCTCCCGCTACGTCCGGCACGGCATCGGTGTGCACCACGCGGGCATGCTGCCCAAGTACCGCCGCCTCGTCGAGAAGCTCGCCCAGGCCGGTCTGCTGAAGGTCATCTGCGGTACGGACACCCTCGGGGTCGGCGTCAACGTCCCGATCCGCACGGTGCTGTTCACCGCCCTCACCAAGTACGACGGCAACCGGGTCCGGACCCTGCGCGCCCGGGAGTTCCACCAGATCGCGGGGCGCGCCGGGCGAGCCGGCTTCGACACCGCGGGCTATGTGGTGGCCCAGGCCCCCGAGCACGTCATCGAGAACGAGAAGGCGCTCGCGAAGGCGGGCGACGACCCGAAGAAGCGCCGCAAGGTGGTGCGCAAGAAGGCTCCCGAAGGCTTCGTCGCCTGGTCGGACACCACCTTCGAGAAGCTGATCGCCGCCGACCCCGAGGCGCTCACCTCGCGCTTCAAGGTCACCAACATCATGCTGCTGTCGGTGATCGCCCGTCCCGGCGACGCCTTCCAGGCGATGCGCCACCTGCTGGAGGACAACCACGAGCCCCGCAAGGCCCAGCTGCGGCACATCCGCCGGGCCATCGCGATCTACCGCTCGCTGCTGGACGGCGGTGTGGTCGAGAAGCTCGACACCCCGGACGCGGAGGGCCGCACCATCCGGCTCACCGTCGACCTCCAGCAGGACTTCGCGCTCAACCAGCCGCTGTCCACCTTCGCCCTGGCCTCCTTCGACCTGCTGGACCCGGAGTCCCCCTCCTACGCGCTGGACATGGTCTCCGTCGTGGAGTCCACGCTGGACGACCCGCGGCAGATCCTCGCCGCCCAGCAGAACAAGGAGCGCGGCATCCAGGTCGGCCAGATGAAGGCCGACGGGATCGAGTACGAGGAGCGGATGGAGCGTCTCCAGGACGTCACCTATCCCAAGCCGCTCGAAGAGCTGCTCTCGCACGCCTACGACGTGTACGCGAAGAGCCACCCGTGGGTGCGCGACCACCCGGTCTCGCCGAAGTCGATCATCCGCGACATGTACGAACGCGCGATGACCTTCACCGAGTTCACCTCCTTCTACGAGCTGGCCCGCACCGAGGGCATCGTGCTGCGCTACCTGGCGAGCGCGTTCAAGGCGCTGGACCACACCATCCCCGACGACCTCAAGTCCGAGGACCTCCAGGACCTGATCGCCTGGCTCGGCGAGCTGGTCCGCCAGGTCGACTCCAGCCTGCTGGACGAGTGGGAGCAGCTGGCGAACCCGGAGGTGGAGACGGCGGAGCAGGCCCAGGAGAAGGCCGACCAGGTCAAGCCGGTCACCGCGAACTCGCGCGCCTTCCGCGTCCTGGTCCGCAACGCCATGTTCCGTCGGGTGGAGCTGGCCGCCCTCGACCACGTCAACGTGCTGGGCGAGCTGGACGCCGAGTCCGGTTGGGACGCGGATGCCTGGGGCGAGGCCCTGGACGGGTACTGGGACGAGTACGACGACCTGGGCACCGGACCCGACGCACGCGGCCCGAAGCTGCTGCAGATCGAGGAGGACCCGGCGCACGGCCTGTGGCGCGTCCGCCAGACCTTCGCGGACCCGAACGGGGACCATGGCTGGGGCATCAGCGCCGAGGTCGACCTGGCCGCCTCCGACGAGGAGGGCCGGGCCGTCATCCGGGTCACCTCGGTCGGCGAGCTCGGAGCGCTCTGACCGTCCGCAGCACCCCGCCGAACCCGCCCGCACCCCCGGACCCGCCGGACCCGACCGTGGAGATCCTCTGATGACGAACCCCGCCGAGAGACTGGTCGATCTGCTCGATCTGGAGCAGATCGAGGTCAACATCTTCCGTGGCGCCAGCCCGCAGGAGTCCCTCCAGCGCGTCTTCGGCGGGCAGGTGGCCGGCCAGGCGCTGGTGGCCGCGGGGCGCACCGTCGAGAGCGACCGCCCGGTCCACTCGCTGCACGCGTACTTCCTGCGCCCCGGCATCCCCGGGGTGCCGATCGTGTACCAGGTGGAGCGGGTGCGCGACGGGCGGTCCTTCACCACGCGCCGGGTCACCGCGGTCCAGCAGGGCAAGACGATCTTCAATCTCACCGCCTCCTTCCATCAATCGGAGGAGGGCGGCATCGAGCACCAGCTGCCTCCTCACCACGTTCCTCATCCGGACACGCTCCCCAAGCTCGCGGACGAGATCCGCGAGCACCTCGGGGCGCTGCCGGAGGCGCTGGAGCGGATGGCCCGCCGCCAGCCCTTCGACATCCGGTACGTCAATCGGCTCCGCTGGAGCCACGAGGAGCTCAAGGGATCCGATCCCCGCAGCGCGGTGTGGATGCGCGCGGTCGGCCCGCTGGGCGACGACCCCCTCATCCACACCTGCGCCCTCACCTACGCGAGCGACATGACCCTCCTCGACGCCGTGCGCATCCCGGTGGAACCCCTGTGGGGCATGCGCGGTTTCGACATGGCCTCGTTGGACCACGCCATGTGGTTCCATCGGCCCTTCCGTGCGGACGAGTGGTTCCTGTACGACCAGGAGTCACCCATCGCGCACGGCGGCCGTGGCCTGGCCCGGGGCCGCATCTACGACGTGGAGGGCAGGCTGCTGGTGTCCGTGGTCCAGGAGGGCCTCTTCCGCCCGTACCCCGCCAAGCCCTCCTAGGGGCGTCCTGGTCGACCGCCGCTCCCTGATCCACCCCCGATCGACAAGCCACGCCCTGGCCCGCCCCGGAGAACTGAGCACACCCATGCCCACCCCTGCCGTCCCCTGCCCCTGCGGGCTGCCCGCCACCTACCAGGAGTGCTGCGGCCCCTTCCACTCCGGTGCGCGCTCGGCGCCCACCGCCGAGCGGCTGATGCGCTCCCGGTTCAGCGCCTTCGCCGTGGGCGACACCGCCTACCTGCTGCGTTCCTGGCACCCCACCACCCGTCCGGACCGCCTCGACCTGGATCCCGAACAGCGTTGGGAGCGGCTGGAGATCCTCGCCACCGAGCGCGGCGGGATGTTCGAGACGGAGGGCTCGGTGGAGTTCCGCGCCCACTACCGCGAGGGCCGGCACACCGGCTCGCTGCACGAGCACAGCAGCTTCTCCCGCGAGGCCGGGGCCTGGGTCTACGTCGGCCCCCTCTCCCCCGTCGACTTCGACTGACCCCGCGCCCCCGCCAGGGCGAAGTCCAGGCTGGTGCGGTACCAGTGGATCTCGTCCGGGGGGCCGGCCTTCAGCAGCCCCGTCGCCACCGCGGCTGCCGCCGGAACCTGCGGGTGCCCGTACGGAAGGGGCGGGCCGAGGGCGGCCAGGACGATCCGCTCCTCCGGATCGG comes from Streptomyces virginiae and encodes:
- a CDS encoding YchJ family protein, whose product is MPTPAVPCPCGLPATYQECCGPFHSGARSAPTAERLMRSRFSAFAVGDTAYLLRSWHPTTRPDRLDLDPEQRWERLEILATERGGMFETEGSVEFRAHYREGRHTGSLHEHSSFSREAGAWVYVGPLSPVDFD
- a CDS encoding DEAD/DEAH box helicase, whose translation is MTLIDQLPPNADPDALFEAFSSWAEDQGITLYPAQEEALIEVVSGANVVLSTPTGSGKSLVAAGAHFTALAQDKVTFYTAPIKALVSEKFFDLCKLFGTENVGMLTGDASVNADAPVICCTAEVLASIALRDGKHADIGQVVMDEFHFYAEPDRGWAWQIPLLELPQAQFILMSATLGDMKRFEEDLTRRTGRPTSVVRSATRPVPLSYEYVTTPITDTITELLETRQAPVYIVHFTQAQAVERAQSLMSINMCTREEKDKIADLIGNFRFTTKFGQNLSRYVRHGIGVHHAGMLPKYRRLVEKLAQAGLLKVICGTDTLGVGVNVPIRTVLFTALTKYDGNRVRTLRAREFHQIAGRAGRAGFDTAGYVVAQAPEHVIENEKALAKAGDDPKKRRKVVRKKAPEGFVAWSDTTFEKLIAADPEALTSRFKVTNIMLLSVIARPGDAFQAMRHLLEDNHEPRKAQLRHIRRAIAIYRSLLDGGVVEKLDTPDAEGRTIRLTVDLQQDFALNQPLSTFALASFDLLDPESPSYALDMVSVVESTLDDPRQILAAQQNKERGIQVGQMKADGIEYEERMERLQDVTYPKPLEELLSHAYDVYAKSHPWVRDHPVSPKSIIRDMYERAMTFTEFTSFYELARTEGIVLRYLASAFKALDHTIPDDLKSEDLQDLIAWLGELVRQVDSSLLDEWEQLANPEVETAEQAQEKADQVKPVTANSRAFRVLVRNAMFRRVELAALDHVNVLGELDAESGWDADAWGEALDGYWDEYDDLGTGPDARGPKLLQIEEDPAHGLWRVRQTFADPNGDHGWGISAEVDLAASDEEGRAVIRVTSVGELGAL
- a CDS encoding acyl-CoA thioesterase, with amino-acid sequence MTNPAERLVDLLDLEQIEVNIFRGASPQESLQRVFGGQVAGQALVAAGRTVESDRPVHSLHAYFLRPGIPGVPIVYQVERVRDGRSFTTRRVTAVQQGKTIFNLTASFHQSEEGGIEHQLPPHHVPHPDTLPKLADEIREHLGALPEALERMARRQPFDIRYVNRLRWSHEELKGSDPRSAVWMRAVGPLGDDPLIHTCALTYASDMTLLDAVRIPVEPLWGMRGFDMASLDHAMWFHRPFRADEWFLYDQESPIAHGGRGLARGRIYDVEGRLLVSVVQEGLFRPYPAKPS